One genomic region from Cyclopterus lumpus isolate fCycLum1 chromosome 20, fCycLum1.pri, whole genome shotgun sequence encodes:
- the rttn gene encoding rotatin isoform X1: protein MELSPLIKKIGHSLLEIRVRALKNIICKLDHSLITVSDVVQEKMLFVYLLEWFNFPEVPMQQEVLELLSTLSQHPSAAQMLRDVRAVDFLTQLSPNVEPRLRAVIDGTLDQLFQLPELVPRHIMAYTHGQRSTTPTAPTVVPPEDYFPKMGYFHKTKPSHTDVPAQTIAVRESVRCLKFSVFPWLTLTNTDRHILSSNESSLRSSNPNLVRTTCELLCDVIMQDFPAEIFLQRPSIVQNLLSLLRLGSGKGEAGYLHLQALSCLRQLCVGLKRRLRFHQDPSFFSTKQDPVSQNSSFSYSQEVRGTQRSQASSPAAECSPRPSVVGRTGQRASGDGQDGDAASTSGSSHRGGVSVQAPGQTPQSPADVAHLEISDLGAEDVLELQLQQLTLAQFTIATMEHAIPLLKTEGSHALHRVLELLCDAVLLLGDSVGELVWDDRSLVGMELKEKLQACMELLGDILSYHQSYSTDITHSSQVHHRIAYTGIAVFTIKLLQTILPPEKASDNLPENTATAIFHLCLDTSLGSLLPSMQETAVAYLEQANADSHDLYRRVNCAALWMESTCNFLKEAQAEGEKNWLELLELADQAIDGLPFHQHLPIIEECVHICSYLWKFDQPSPFLQTESQKLLLKLLSHPSLPVKMETYKHILNLVKDCLGIQNVSRQESAACGGINFLTHHRVLYEISAFGLQDSAEKVNVAAKDILLFLLKGRLMMTASTWDRFNEALYPVMPILQGYAGTEESLGNCVLLISDMSDVARDNVFPSTAKLKAALRLLFTKQPTVRIAAVQHILPHLTSDDDANTTRPGLDQTVISSLPNLFCLRNPLDITLDTSNKSVLKVESVEKLFCILSSDTVDISLRRSAAEQLSVVLQDTAMHPVLKSLGITDKVVSFITGSVNGNKSLDCLLEPCVCILRKMVYADPSLRHSLAQRNLLLLTLLRASLILKENKGNGNEIAVLMTLLLFDEIASIEIWSNTSNTDVSLTPFSLPLSVIRRYNIPFQAASHHAVSPYCCVLPSSSDLLTLAPARLALQVAWNTAWHSGIDNLLEELLGVSTDVAEFHPDLTLSEAQVVLLQAVHLPSALQGCIKAIVTAAGHSSVTSALSRLSLYLLIDQLALPHIPTHSCRNTLHSLSWQAAVTRFLQVRPASVEDERLLVGIVAFLNAYFKQMHTDYASDPEDKDLRWILELLLNQETASILNLLLGVETQASTQSTGGPEELKNHVSQRLQKELTSFFNILLLRLTQTTDRLCLALAGPFKSQLAVRLLQSLRVSDAPRFYGLPSLERTLQGMVSLTAQPGWSSHITDLEPIFLCSKYLSGLLEVISSFYVEWGGNSMSFMGKGVTKNAVICLLHLSHEMIVENKDKDFISQWSLGNEAAAEEADAFQLGLAWLVPLWVDRDQEVRFASLGLGAALSSVPSGCQALCASCQNISGGLWGTLLNILLDQQESSMVRRGAAFILQNLMVMPMPANTEEAKDSHWQHPCVHDEVSGVSLVGLPALQALLYHCQYFQHVALSASKCYRGRYTFHLQPRTGATSGPHPQESGSLNSENSLWFWRCDAPAPTTDSRPSSSLSTSSTVIRGSGPHTPKGPSPLGGAEDPPASRLMTQGQSDTDASDSVTSQDSRRGETSALEPVVMVTPDLMTAHCGLLANLLAILPDFTLTAIQHNQLLQALASLLDIGPIEKCLTELKTPNILSGEREDIKIQFATLLQFLSSFSKLLRSCVMVSKELIGQMDFLKRLLTTLVAVLMLDTKGLDEGTRDVVCVCWADVFMLLATLVRRDSSAAYPSVSAALGRRWRTFTGTLSVCVNEKFPDPLLHTVALQFLSTIFTVELKSLGVEVTTSDSKHATALSDIVNGPPASQLCELLLQSFDKRTLQDPLKKLTARALMALLACSPTAQNHAAKAGLIDSSVEQMKQIYSQLHLESVQPGKASHRKKEEGYLKDVKLTVEILQNALYRSDECKVVATDTRLTLALYALWPWLLLDDPTMEAVLELLCVYTANCTTACSCVCGGGPSVAPGSKGSPGNSLMHSVMKLASGVAPDNSPVQKLSFCLLANLAMSRDCRCLLQKNNFLQAFLSVPMPKAGGVKATSISGGGGGLLGLWLRLLVSLSFTEDGQQSIFRVTGALELLADLAPHRQHALLTLHNLCFCPANKPHVIANDKAVKVLLCCLNSKEMETRSMGASALWALLHNNQRAKTTLKCPSVRLRIEEARTISKKDAENKQDPLSTYLLKCLENLSQLLNN, encoded by the exons ATGGAGTTATCTCCGCTTATAAAGAAAATAG GTCATTCTTTGTTGGAGATAAGAGTTCGAGCATTAAAGAACATCATTTGTAAGCTGGACCACTCCCTGATTACCGTCTCCGACGTTGTCCAGGAGAAGATGCTTTTTGTGTATCTCCTGGAGTGGTTCAATTTCCCCGAGGTGCCAATGCAGCAGGAGGTCCTCGAGTTGCTCTCAACGTTGTCACAG CATCCTAGTGCAGCCCAGATGCTAAGAGACGTCAGGGCGGTGGACTTCCTCACTCAACTGTCTCCTAATGTGGAACCCAGACTGCGAGCTGTCATTGATGGAACCCTGGACCAGCTGTTCCAGCTACCTGAGCTAGTCCCTCGTCATATAATGGCCTACACGCATGGACAGCGTTCTACAACTCCAACAG CACCTACAGTTGTTCCACCTGAAGACTATTTTCCTAAAATGGGCTATTTCCACAAGACCAAGCCAAGCCATACGGATGTACCAGCTCAGACGATAGCAG TACGTGAGTCTGTGAGATGTCTCAAGTTTTCTGTGTTTCCGTGGCTGACTTTGActaacacagacagacacatactgTCATCCAATGAGAG TTCTCTAAGGAGCAGTAACCCCAACTTGGTGCGGACCACATGTGAACTTCTGTGTGACGTCATAATGCAAGACTTTCCTGCTGAAATCTTCCTGCAAAGACCGAGTATTGTACAG AACCTTCTTTCCCTGTTGAGGCTGGGGTCGGGTAAAGGTGAAGCAGGCTACCTCCACTTGCAGGCGCTTTCCTGCCTGCGGCAGCTTTGTGTGGGGCTGAAGAGGAGACTACGCTTTCATCAAGATCCAAGTTTCTTCTCTACAAAGCAAG ATCCTGTGTCCCAGAACTCGTCCTTTTCCTACTCACAGGAAGTGCGTGGGACCCAGCGTTCACAGGCCTCATCTCCCGCGGCAGAGTGCTCTCCTCGGCCCTCTGTGGTGGGACGCACGGGCCAGAGGGCCAGTGGAGATGGCCAAGATGGAGATGCAGCTTCCACcag TGGCAGCTCGCACAGAGGGGGAGTATCAGTCCAGGCCCCCGGGCAGACGCCCCAGTCACCTGCAGACGTGGCCCACTTGGAGATTTCTGACCTGGGTGCAGAAGATGTCCTGGAGTTGCAGTTACAGCAGCTCACTTTGGCTCAGTTCACTATTGCCACCATGGAACATGCCATCCCACTGCTTAAAACAG AGGGTTCGCATGCGCTCCATCGTGTTCTGGAGCTGCTGTGTGACGCCGTCCTCCTGCTTGGGGACAGTGTTGGTGAGCTGGTCTGGGACGATCGCAGCCTGGTGGGGATGGAGCTG aAGGAGAAGCTGCAAGCCTGCATGGAACTATTGGGGGATATCCTCAGCTACCATCAGAGCTATTCAACAGATATTACCCACAGCTCTCAGGTTCATCACAGAATAGCCTACACAGGCATTGCTGTATTCACCATTAAACTCCTTCAGACCATCCTCCCTCCTGagaag GCTAGTGACAATCTCCCAGAAAACACAGCAACAGCTATTTTCCACCTGTGCTTGGACACTTCATTGGGAAGTTTATTACCCAGCATGCAAGAAACAGCGGTGGCCTACTTGGAGCAGGCGAACGCAGACAGCCATGATCTCTACAGGAGGGTGAACTGCGCTGCCCTTTGGATGGAATCCACTTGTAACTTTCTCAAGGAAGCACAAGCTGAG GGAGAAAAGAACTGGTTGGAGTTGCTGGAGCTGGCAGACCAAGCCATAGACGGCCTCCCGTTTCACCAGCACTTACCCATCATCGAGGAATGTGTTCACATCTGCTCTTACCT GTGGAAGTTTGATCAGCCCAGTCCATTCCTCCAAACAGAGAGCCAGAAACTTCTCCTCAAGCTGCTGTCCCATCCGTCACTGCCTGTCAAGatggaaacatacaaacacattttaaacctgGTCAAG GACTGCCTTGGCATCCAGAATGTGTCACGACAGGAATCGGCAGCCTGCGGTGGAATCAACTTCCTTACCCACCACAGGGTACTCTATGAAATAAGTGCTTTTGGACTGCAGGATTCTGCAGAGAAG GTGAACGTTGCTGCCAAGGATATCCTGCTGTTCCTGCTAAAAGGACGATTGATGATGACAGCATCAACCTGGGACAGATTCAATGAGGCACTTTACCCGGTCATGCCCATATTACAG gGTTATGCCGGCACTGAAGAATCACTGGGAAACTGCGTCCTGTTGATAAGTGACATGTCGGACGTGGCAAGAGACAACGTGTTTCCAAGCACAGCAAAGCTAAAAGCAGCGCTCCGACTTCTTTTTACCAAACAACCCAC TGTGAGAATAGCAGCAGTGCAACACATCCTGCCCCACTTAACCAGCGATGATGATGCTAACACAACCAGACCAGGCCTGGATCAAACGGTGATCTCCTCGCTCCCCAATCTCTTCTGCCTCAGAAACCCTTTAGACATCACACTGGACACCAGCAACAAGTCTGTCCTCAAg GTGGAGTCGGTGGAGAAGCTGTTTTGTATCCTGTCCTCGGACACTGTTGACATCTCCCTGAGAAGATCAGCTGCAGAGCAGCTATCTGTAGTGCTGCAAG ACACGGCAATGCACCCAGTGCTGAAGAGTCTTGGGATAACAGACAAAGTAGTTTCTTTCATTACAGGGAGTGTAAACGGCAATAAG AGCTTAGATTGCCTGCTGGAGCCTTGTGTATGTATCCTGAGGAAGATGGTGTATGCTGATCCATCTCTGAGGCACAGTCTGGCACAACGCAACCTCCTGCTCCTCACACTGCTCAGGG CATCACTGATATTAAAGGAGAATAAGGGCAATGGAAATGAGATCGCTGTCCTGATGACTTTACTGCTATTTGACGAAATTGCCAGTATTGAAATATG GTCAAACACATCCAATACAGATGTGAGCCTCACACCATTCTCCCTGCCACTCTCAGTAATACGCAG GTACAACATCCCATTCCAGGCGGCGTCGCATCACGCTGTCAGCCCGTACTGCTGTGTCCTGCCCTCGtcctctgacctcctgacccTGGCTCCCGCCCGCCTTGCCCTACAGGTGGCCTGGAACACTGCATGGCATTCTGGGATAGACAACCTCCTTGAAGAGCTACTTGGCGTCTCTACCGATGTTGCTGA ATTTCATCCTGACTTGACGCTGTCAGAAGCACAGGTTGTTTTGCTGCAGGCAGTGCATCTTCCCTCTGCGCTGCAGGGCTGCATCAAGGCCATCGTCACGGCAGCAGGACACAGCTCggtgacctctgccctctccAGGCTGAGCCTCTATTTACTGATTGACCAGCTGGCCCTCCCTCACATCCCCACCCACAGTTGCAGAAACACCCTACACTCCCTCAGCTGGCAGGCAGCAGTGACGAG GTTTCTCCAGGTGCGTCCAGCCAGTGTTGAGGATGAGAGGTTGCTCGTGGGCATTGTTGCATTTCTGAATGCCTACTTCAAACAGATGCACACAGATTATGCATCTGACCCAGAAGACAAGGACCTACGCTGGATACTGGAGCTGCTTCTCAACCAG GAGACTGCATCCATTCTTAATTTGCTCCTTGGTGTGGAGACCCAGGCCTCAACTCAGAGCACAGGGGGACCGGAGGAACTGAAGAACCATGTCAGCCAGAGGCTGCAGAAAGAACTCACCAGCTTCTTTAACATCTTGCTGCTCCGACTTACGCAAACCACTGACAG GCTATGTCTGGCATTAGCGGGTCCTTTCAAGAGCCAGCTGGCAGTCCGTTTGCTTCAGAGCCTGAGGGTCTCTGACGCCCCCCGTTTCTATGGCCTTCCCAGCCTGGAGAGAACACTGCAGGGCATGGTCAGTCTGACAGCCCAGCCTGGCTGGAGCTCCCACATCACTGACCTGGAGCCCATCTTCCTCTGCTCCAAGTATCTCAGTGGGCTATTAGag GTGATCTCATCATTTTATGTAGAGTGGGGAGGCAACTCCATGTCTTTCATGGGGAAAGGTGTGACCAAGAATGCTGTCATCTGCTTGCTTCACCTGTCCCATGAGATGATAGTCGAGAACAAGGACAAG GACTTCATATCCCAGTGGTCTTTGGGGAACGaggctgctgctgaggaggcCGATGCCTTTCAGCTTGGTTTGGCCTGGCTCGTCCCACTATGGGTCGACCGCGATCAAGAG GTGAGGTTTGCCAGTCTGGGTTTAGGTGCAGCTCTGTCCTCAGTGCCCAGCGGGTGCCAGGCCCTGTGTGCCAGCTGTCAGAACATCAGCGGAGGTCTGTGGGGCACGTTGCTCAACATCCTCCTGGATCAGCAGGAGAGCAGCATGGTTCGCAGAGGG GCTGCATTTATCCTGCAGAACTTGATGGTGATGCCCATGCCTGCCAACACAGAGGAGGCCAAGGACTCCCACTGGCAG CACCCGTGTGTCCACGATGAGGTGTCTGGTGTGTCTCTGGTGGGTCTGCCGGCACTCCAGGCTCTGCTTTACCACTGTCAGTACTTCCAACATGTggctctctctgcctccaaaTGTTACCGAGGCAGGTACACTTTCCACCTGCAACCTCGTACTGGCGCTACCAGTGGGCCTCATCCTCAGGAGAGTGGTTCTCTGA ATTCTGAGAACTCTCTGTGGTTTTGGAGATGTGACGCACCTGCACCAACTACCGACTCTAGACCCTCCAGCTCCCTCTCCACATCCAGCACCGTG ATAAGAGGTTCGGGGCCACACACCCCGAAGGGTCCCTCCCCATTGGGCGGTGCGGAAGATCCCCCTGCCAGCAGACTGATGACTCAAG GCCAGAGTGACACAGACGCCAGCGACTCGGTGACCTCCCAAGACTCCCGACGGGGCGAGACCTCGGCCCTGGAACCCGTTGTCATGGTAACTCCCGACCTCATGACAGCCCACTGTGGCCTGCTGGCTAACCTGCTGGCCATCCTGCCAGACTTCACCCTCACTGCCATCCAACACAACCAGCTCCTCCAAGCGCTGGCCAG TCTGCTGGATATTGGGCCTATTGAGAAATGTCTGACTGAGCTGAAGACACCTAACATCCTATCAGGGGAGAGAGAAGACATCAAGATCCAG TTTGCCACCCTACTTCAATTCCTGTCCAGCTTCTCTAAACTGCTGCGGTCATGTGTCATGGTGAGCAAGGAGCTGATTGGCCAGATGGACTTCCTGAAACGGCTGTTGACGACTCTGGTGGCAGTACTAATGTTGGATACCAAAGGATTAG atgAAGGTACCCGGGACgtggtttgtgtgtgctggGCAGACGTGTTTATGCTCCTGGCTACTCTGGTGAGGAGGGACAGTTCGGCAGCGTACCCATCTGTCTCCGCTGCGCTGGGGAGACGCTGGCGGACATTTACAG gaacattatcagtgtgtgtgaatgagaagTTCCCAGACCCTCTTCTCCACACAGTGGCTCTGCAGTTTCTCAGTACGATTTTCACAGTGGAGTTAAAGAGTCTGGGAGTAGAGGTCACAACCTCAGACTCTAAACATGCTACGGCTTTGTCTGACATTGTGAATGGTCCCCCAGCCAGCCAGCTGTGTGAACTGTTACTGCAG AGTTTTGATAAGAGGACCCTTCAGGACCCTTTGAAGAAGCTGACAGCCAGAGCTCTGATGGCACTGTTGGCCTGCAGTCCCACAGCCCAAAACCACGCAGCCAAAG CGGGTCTAATTGACAGCAGTGTTGAGCAAATGAAGCAGATTTACTCCCAGCTCCACCTGGAGTCCGTCCAACCCGGAAAGGCTTCCCACCGCAAAAAG GAAGAAGGCTATTTAAAGGATGTCAAGCTGACTGTGGAGATCCTGCAGAATGCTCTTTACCGCAGCGATGAATGCAAA GTGGTGGCCACAGATACTCGCCTAACACTTGCCCTATATGCTCTTTGGCCTTGGCTACTATTGGATGACCCCACCATGGAGGCTGTGCTGGAGCTTCTGTGCGTCTATACGGCCAACTGCAccacag cATGCAGTTGTGTTTGTGGCGGTGGCCCCAGCGTTGCCCCAGGATCTAAAGGCAGCCCCGGTAACTCTCTGATGCACTCGGTCATGAAGCTGGCCTCAGGGGTCGCCCCGGATAACAGCCCCGTCCAGAAGCTATCCTTCTGTCTGTTGGCGAACCTCGCCATGTCCCGCGACTGTAGATGCCTCCTGCAAAAG AATAATTTCCTGCAGGCCTTCTTGTCAGTGCCAATGCCCAAGGCGGGTGGCGTGAAGGCCACATCCATtagtggtggtggagggggtcTACTGGGCCTGTGGCTGAGGCTGCTGGTCAGTCTCTCATTCACAGAGGACGGCCAGCAGAGTATCTTTAGGGTGACCGGAGCCCTGGAACTGCTGGCGGACCTGGCACCACACCGGCAGCACGCACTGCTCACCCTTCACAACCTCTGCTTCTGCCCCGCCAACAAGCCACATGTCATTGCCAATG ACAAAGCCGTGAAGGTGTTACTCTGCTGTCTGAACAGCAAAGAGATGGAAACTCGCTCTATGGGAGCATCTGCACTTTGGGCGTTGCTCCATAACAATCAGAGg GCAAAGACTACTTTGAAGTGTCCCTCTGTTCGTTTGAGAATTGAGGAGGCGCGTACCATCTCTAAGAAGG ATGCAGAGAACAAGCAGGATCCTCTGAGTACCTACCTCCTGAAGTGCCTTGAAAACCTCTCCCAGCTACTAAATaactaa